One window of Akkermansia biwaensis genomic DNA carries:
- the gltB gene encoding glutamate synthase large subunit — translation MNSDQFETGIPAPQGLYDFEQERDACGVGLVADLKNEPSHRIIEMGVTVLKRLMHRGAVGSDPETGDGAGIMLALPDEFFRLALPNQLPARGRYGVAMMFGGCGHEEELEAAVTENGGRVTAWRQVPVNRDSIGKNAQRTCPLIRQLFIDGSGFADQAEFERKLFVMRREMERRVEGCYVCSCSSRSIVYKGLFLGTQIDGFYEDLADEHFKSPLALVHQRYSTNTFPTWSLAHPFRYLAHNGEINTLRGNLNHLKVREPHLSSSLLGEDLRKLLPLIPPGQSDSACLDNMVELLVAAGRDLRHVMLMLMPQAWGANYHLGPDVRGFFEYHSAMMEPWDGPTAVVFSDGVNAGAMLDRNGLRPARYTLTTDDIFILASETGVADIPAEKVGRRGRLRPGEMIYCDLVNHRLVSDAETKNEMARRMPYRRWVEKNKISVRSLFDSISASAEMPDLTAHQRRFGFTQEDVELIIRPMMMKGAEPLGSMGNDAPLAVLSGKAPLLFNYFKQLFAQVTNPPIDPIREELVMSLTTYIGNHPNILEETPEHARLIKMERPVITDEELNSLCNIREAGFPSARLSIQFPEGGDGKVLRAALDNLAESAVGLVRSGVRILALTDRNIGRGYLPVPSLLACSVVHRALAAEGLRSDAGLIVETGEARETMHFALLLGFGATAVNPYLALATVTSLAAPQDCPLDVVKASGNYIRAIDKGLLKIMSKMGISTLRSYRSSQLFEAVGLNRDLIDEFFPGTVSRVGGIGLEEIAAECNQRTAQAAGEEGRLDAGGQYKYRKGGENHLWNPQTLQAFRAAVRDNDERKYREFADYSNHQAQHLCTLRGLFEFVPAEAVPVEEVESVDSILRRFVSGAMSLGSLSPEAHETIAIAMNKIGAKSNSGEGGEDEARYEPNARGEVRYSAIKQIASGRFGVTINYLRHASELQIKMAQGAKPGEGGQLPAHKVDPYIARLRHSMPNVSLISPPPHHDIYSIEDLAQLIYDLRNSNPEARVSVKLVSEVGIGAVAAGVVKAHADMVVVSGHDGGTGASPLTSVKHAGLPWELGLAETQQTLVLNKLRSRVRLQVDGQLRTGRDVVMAALLGAEEFGFGTAILISIGCAMLRRCHENTCPVGVATQDPALRAKFSGKPEYVINYLRFVAQETREILASLGLRSLDEAVGRTDLLSVNRAIDFYKAQHLDFSSILHAAEGDGRRFDPSFEREPLDNYDRRHLLPDLRPLLEKGEKSELFREIRNVDRTVGTELSGELVMKFGPRGLAEDTLTVHFTGCAGQSFGAFLAPGITFELVGEANDFVGKGLSGGKIVVRPPENISYVPSDNVIAGNVIGYGATSGKIFLHGQAGERFAIRNSGATMVVEGVGDHGCEYMTGGRVAVLGKVGVNFAAGMTGGLAYVYDADNNFDQKCNLGSVDLETVMPHSADEAELLQLIYEHYMATGSRRACGLLSNWLEERGKFIKVFPVEYRHALAMHS, via the coding sequence ATGAATAGTGATCAATTCGAGACAGGCATTCCTGCGCCGCAGGGATTGTATGACTTTGAACAGGAGAGGGACGCCTGCGGCGTGGGCCTAGTGGCGGACCTGAAGAACGAACCCAGCCACAGGATTATTGAGATGGGAGTCACCGTTCTCAAGAGGCTGATGCACCGCGGCGCGGTGGGGAGCGATCCGGAAACTGGCGACGGCGCGGGTATTATGCTGGCCCTGCCGGATGAGTTTTTCCGTCTCGCCCTTCCCAACCAGCTTCCCGCGCGCGGCAGGTACGGCGTGGCGATGATGTTCGGCGGCTGCGGCCATGAAGAGGAGTTGGAAGCCGCCGTGACGGAAAACGGCGGCAGGGTGACTGCCTGGAGGCAGGTGCCTGTCAACCGGGACAGCATCGGGAAGAACGCCCAGCGCACCTGTCCCCTGATCCGCCAGCTGTTCATCGACGGCAGCGGTTTTGCGGACCAGGCGGAGTTTGAACGCAAGCTGTTCGTGATGCGCCGGGAGATGGAGCGGCGCGTGGAAGGCTGCTACGTGTGCAGCTGCTCCAGCCGGAGCATCGTGTACAAGGGGCTGTTCCTCGGCACGCAGATTGACGGTTTTTACGAGGATCTGGCGGATGAGCATTTCAAGTCTCCGCTGGCTCTCGTCCACCAGCGCTACAGCACGAATACCTTCCCCACCTGGAGCCTGGCCCATCCCTTCCGCTACCTGGCCCACAACGGTGAGATCAACACCCTGCGGGGGAATCTGAACCACCTGAAGGTGCGGGAGCCGCATTTATCCTCCTCCCTGCTGGGGGAGGACCTCCGGAAGCTCCTGCCCCTTATTCCCCCCGGCCAGAGTGATTCCGCCTGCCTGGACAACATGGTGGAGCTGCTGGTGGCCGCCGGGCGCGACCTGCGCCACGTGATGCTGATGCTCATGCCGCAGGCCTGGGGCGCCAACTATCATCTGGGGCCGGACGTGCGCGGCTTTTTTGAATACCATTCCGCGATGATGGAGCCGTGGGACGGCCCGACCGCCGTCGTTTTTTCCGACGGCGTCAACGCGGGGGCCATGCTGGATCGCAACGGGCTGCGTCCCGCCCGGTACACGCTGACCACGGACGATATTTTCATTCTGGCCTCGGAAACGGGCGTGGCGGACATTCCCGCGGAGAAAGTGGGCCGCCGGGGGCGTCTGCGCCCCGGTGAGATGATTTACTGCGACCTGGTGAACCACCGGCTGGTGTCCGACGCGGAGACCAAGAACGAGATGGCCCGGCGGATGCCCTACCGCCGCTGGGTGGAAAAGAACAAGATTTCCGTCCGTTCCCTGTTCGATTCCATTTCCGCTTCCGCGGAAATGCCGGACCTGACGGCGCACCAGCGCCGGTTCGGATTCACGCAGGAGGACGTGGAACTGATCATACGCCCCATGATGATGAAGGGGGCGGAACCTCTCGGCTCCATGGGGAACGACGCCCCGCTGGCCGTCCTTTCCGGGAAGGCCCCCCTTCTGTTCAATTATTTCAAGCAGTTGTTCGCGCAGGTGACCAACCCTCCCATCGACCCCATCCGGGAGGAACTGGTCATGAGCCTGACCACGTACATCGGCAACCATCCCAATATTCTGGAAGAAACGCCGGAACACGCCCGGCTGATCAAGATGGAGCGCCCCGTCATCACGGATGAGGAGCTCAACAGTCTCTGCAATATCCGGGAGGCCGGATTCCCTTCCGCCAGGCTTTCCATCCAGTTTCCGGAAGGCGGGGACGGGAAGGTACTGCGGGCCGCCCTGGACAACCTGGCGGAGTCCGCCGTAGGGCTGGTCAGGTCCGGCGTGCGCATCCTGGCGCTGACGGACCGCAACATTGGCCGCGGCTACCTTCCCGTTCCCAGCCTGCTGGCCTGTTCCGTGGTGCACCGCGCCTTGGCAGCGGAAGGGCTGCGTTCCGACGCGGGCCTGATCGTGGAGACCGGGGAGGCGCGGGAAACGATGCATTTTGCTCTGCTGCTGGGCTTCGGGGCTACGGCGGTCAACCCGTACCTGGCCCTGGCGACGGTCACTTCCCTGGCCGCGCCGCAGGATTGCCCGCTGGACGTGGTGAAGGCCTCCGGCAATTACATCAGGGCCATAGACAAGGGCCTGCTCAAGATCATGTCCAAGATGGGCATTTCCACCCTGCGCAGCTACCGTTCCTCCCAGTTGTTCGAGGCCGTGGGGCTGAACCGTGATCTCATTGACGAGTTTTTCCCCGGCACCGTGAGCCGCGTGGGCGGCATCGGGCTGGAGGAGATAGCCGCGGAGTGCAACCAGCGGACCGCGCAGGCCGCCGGGGAGGAAGGCAGGCTGGACGCCGGGGGCCAGTACAAGTACCGGAAGGGCGGCGAGAACCACCTCTGGAACCCGCAGACGCTCCAGGCTTTCCGAGCCGCCGTGCGCGACAACGACGAACGGAAGTACCGCGAATTCGCGGATTACAGCAACCATCAGGCGCAACACCTGTGTACGCTGCGCGGCCTGTTTGAGTTCGTTCCCGCGGAAGCCGTCCCCGTGGAGGAAGTGGAGAGCGTGGATTCCATCCTGCGCCGCTTTGTTTCCGGGGCCATGTCCCTGGGCTCCCTGAGTCCGGAGGCCCATGAGACCATCGCCATCGCGATGAACAAGATCGGGGCCAAAAGCAATTCCGGGGAAGGGGGCGAGGACGAGGCCCGGTACGAGCCCAATGCCAGGGGCGAGGTGCGCTACAGCGCGATCAAGCAGATAGCCAGCGGACGCTTCGGCGTCACCATCAATTACCTGCGGCACGCGTCCGAACTCCAGATCAAGATGGCCCAGGGAGCCAAGCCCGGGGAGGGCGGCCAGCTTCCGGCCCACAAGGTGGATCCGTACATCGCCCGGCTGCGCCATTCCATGCCGAACGTCAGCCTTATTTCCCCGCCGCCGCACCATGATATTTATTCCATTGAGGATTTGGCCCAATTGATTTACGACCTCCGGAATTCCAACCCGGAAGCCCGCGTCTCCGTCAAGCTCGTTTCCGAGGTGGGCATAGGCGCGGTGGCCGCCGGGGTGGTGAAGGCCCACGCGGACATGGTCGTGGTCAGCGGGCATGACGGCGGAACGGGAGCCTCCCCGCTCACCAGCGTGAAACACGCCGGGCTGCCGTGGGAACTGGGGCTGGCGGAAACGCAGCAGACGCTTGTGCTCAACAAGCTGCGTTCCCGTGTGCGGCTCCAGGTGGACGGCCAGCTGCGCACCGGGCGCGACGTGGTGATGGCGGCCCTGCTGGGAGCGGAGGAATTCGGCTTCGGCACCGCCATCCTGATTTCCATCGGCTGCGCGATGCTCCGCAGGTGCCATGAAAATACCTGCCCGGTGGGCGTGGCCACCCAGGACCCGGCCCTGAGGGCCAAGTTCAGCGGCAAGCCGGAATACGTCATCAATTATCTCCGCTTTGTGGCGCAGGAAACGCGGGAAATCCTGGCTTCCCTGGGGCTCCGTTCCCTGGATGAGGCCGTGGGCAGGACGGACCTGCTTTCCGTGAACCGCGCCATTGATTTCTACAAGGCGCAGCACCTGGACTTTTCCTCCATCCTTCATGCGGCGGAGGGTGACGGACGCAGGTTCGACCCCTCCTTTGAAAGGGAACCGCTGGACAATTACGACCGCCGCCACCTGCTCCCGGACCTGCGGCCCCTGCTGGAGAAAGGGGAAAAGAGCGAGCTTTTCCGCGAGATCCGCAACGTGGACCGGACGGTGGGCACGGAGCTTTCCGGAGAGCTGGTAATGAAGTTCGGGCCGCGCGGTCTGGCGGAAGACACGCTTACGGTACATTTTACCGGGTGCGCGGGGCAGAGCTTCGGGGCCTTTCTGGCGCCGGGCATTACCTTTGAACTCGTCGGGGAAGCGAACGACTTCGTAGGCAAGGGGCTTTCCGGCGGCAAGATTGTCGTGCGGCCTCCGGAGAATATTTCCTATGTTCCGTCGGACAATGTCATTGCCGGGAATGTTATCGGCTACGGCGCCACGTCCGGGAAAATTTTTCTGCACGGGCAGGCCGGGGAACGCTTTGCCATCCGCAACAGCGGCGCCACGATGGTGGTGGAGGGCGTCGGCGACCACGGGTGCGAGTACATGACCGGGGGCCGCGTGGCGGTGCTCGGCAAGGTGGGCGTCAATTTCGCTGCTGGGATGACCGGCGGCCTGGCCTACGTGTACGATGCGGACAACAACTTCGATCAGAAATGCAACCTGGGCAGCGTGGACCTGGAAACGGTCATGCCGCACTCCGCCGACGAGGCGGAACTGCTCCAGCTTATTTATGAGCATTACATGGCTACCGGAAGCCGCCGCGCCTGCGGCCTGTTGAGCAACTGGCTGGAGGAACGCGGCAAGTTCATCAAGGTCTTCCCGGTGGAATACCGCCACGCCCTGGCCATGCATTCCTGA
- a CDS encoding ligand-binding sensor domain-containing protein encodes MADSQGAIWAVGERESIYRLDVKNGAYEKSWVNVNYSSSFPRKANFTCIAEDRQGRVWVGTDDCGVAVFNGQGWKMYDRSNALNGEHVYAIAVSPVSGEVAVATSGGVALYDPAGDSWQMLDRSTGMTEDQAASAGFDSRGNLWLAYGFGGVACASRKSGYSQWKAVQAPWFWDKNQFVSQPYQPLGDGLPSNACNVLVCMDKDRILTGTCSGLAFSNGISSWNFVRGRDYARKNNSLYGAAARKTAIPPQGDARLLSEDFVSALAGNGKDIFVGFRTQGVDVLDADTMKVKKRLRKGLEGTHISDLLVLGDGSVLAGTYGGGLVMVQAGVSSYNLDAPEREKEPGFPAEARMEESAKVLKSLEDLGRRGDKGKSIVFKGEDWSTKGDWGGKYGMTRATLCATNAPMSNSEFMAKTVPFRTLTSVPGFPGVTGAVSTYWIQGIMGLNRNKNDALRWWVEKVKDDGNRNVLFDPTDSVRTEAEWDDHGEVYPHYVDGPDIWVAVEVPEGVHEIALYFYNPNGYLRNESRRDYLIEARRHPTTSFIQFQFNNIGDIEIGRKSKNGLALAKSMEQWQSFPVEARARVSRFAGSGVYERFMCRRGGLYLFHVRRNGSFNTILNGVFVSEKIPWETRQPEELPYYVPGEFAGIIPTPGKVNSSIPGEKHKALFKPLYELQYDRKYLTPEGCSLQNRYLLALWREASRQEEQDKYTVDGLQWEARISDEQVRKSFDETMKRSWHQSQIYYPCNRSREFMPNAPGTIPFSLQEVMLMARLRIDWRQYRDDAKTLPEKSVQEMKEYLKQELLKQQKSRRER; translated from the coding sequence TTGGCTGACAGCCAGGGAGCCATCTGGGCGGTGGGGGAGCGCGAGAGCATCTACCGTCTGGATGTTAAAAACGGGGCTTATGAGAAGTCATGGGTGAACGTGAATTATTCTTCCAGCTTTCCGCGGAAAGCCAATTTCACCTGCATTGCGGAAGACCGGCAGGGCCGGGTCTGGGTGGGGACGGACGATTGCGGCGTGGCCGTTTTCAACGGGCAGGGATGGAAAATGTATGACCGCAGCAACGCCCTGAATGGAGAGCATGTGTATGCCATTGCCGTCTCCCCTGTTTCCGGGGAAGTGGCCGTGGCCACTTCCGGAGGCGTGGCCTTGTACGATCCCGCCGGCGATTCATGGCAAATGCTGGACCGCTCCACCGGAATGACGGAAGACCAGGCGGCTTCCGCCGGTTTTGATTCCAGGGGGAACCTGTGGCTGGCGTATGGGTTTGGCGGTGTAGCCTGCGCTTCCCGCAAGTCCGGATATTCCCAATGGAAGGCGGTGCAGGCTCCATGGTTCTGGGACAAGAACCAGTTTGTCAGCCAGCCGTATCAGCCGCTTGGCGACGGGCTGCCTTCCAATGCCTGCAATGTTCTGGTTTGCATGGATAAGGACCGGATACTGACGGGAACCTGCTCCGGGCTGGCTTTCAGCAACGGCATCAGTTCCTGGAATTTTGTGCGCGGCAGGGATTACGCCCGCAAGAACAACAGCCTGTATGGAGCCGCCGCAAGAAAGACCGCCATTCCTCCCCAGGGAGATGCGCGCCTGCTGTCGGAGGATTTTGTGTCTGCCCTTGCCGGAAACGGGAAGGATATTTTCGTCGGTTTCCGGACACAGGGGGTGGATGTGCTGGATGCCGACACGATGAAGGTTAAAAAGAGACTGCGGAAAGGACTGGAAGGGACCCATATTTCCGATTTGCTGGTCCTGGGGGACGGCAGCGTGCTGGCGGGGACCTATGGGGGCGGTCTGGTTATGGTGCAGGCGGGCGTCTCATCCTACAACCTGGATGCGCCGGAGCGGGAAAAGGAGCCCGGCTTTCCCGCGGAGGCGCGGATGGAAGAGTCCGCAAAGGTGTTGAAAAGCCTGGAGGATCTAGGACGCCGCGGCGACAAGGGGAAAAGTATTGTTTTCAAGGGAGAGGACTGGTCCACCAAGGGTGACTGGGGCGGCAAGTACGGAATGACGCGCGCCACGCTGTGCGCCACGAATGCCCCCATGAGCAATTCCGAGTTCATGGCCAAGACGGTTCCCTTCCGCACGCTGACGTCGGTTCCGGGATTTCCGGGCGTTACCGGAGCGGTGTCTACCTATTGGATTCAGGGAATCATGGGCCTGAACCGCAACAAGAACGATGCGCTGCGGTGGTGGGTGGAGAAGGTGAAGGACGACGGGAACCGGAATGTTCTTTTTGATCCGACCGATTCCGTCCGGACTGAAGCGGAATGGGACGACCACGGAGAAGTGTATCCGCATTATGTAGACGGGCCGGATATCTGGGTGGCTGTGGAAGTGCCGGAAGGGGTTCATGAAATAGCCCTGTATTTTTATAATCCCAACGGCTACCTTCGGAACGAGTCCAGGCGGGATTACCTGATTGAAGCCAGACGGCACCCAACCACCTCCTTCATCCAGTTTCAGTTCAACAATATAGGAGATATTGAAATAGGGAGGAAGAGCAAAAATGGGCTGGCTCTTGCCAAGTCCATGGAGCAGTGGCAGTCCTTTCCTGTGGAGGCGCGCGCGCGCGTTTCACGCTTTGCCGGGTCCGGCGTTTACGAGCGGTTCATGTGCAGGCGGGGCGGCCTGTATCTGTTCCATGTCCGCAGGAACGGATCGTTCAATACTATCTTGAACGGAGTGTTTGTGAGTGAAAAAATTCCGTGGGAAACGCGGCAACCGGAAGAACTGCCCTATTATGTGCCCGGAGAATTTGCCGGCATCATTCCTACTCCGGGGAAAGTCAACTCATCCATTCCGGGGGAAAAGCACAAGGCCCTGTTCAAGCCGCTGTATGAGTTGCAGTATGATCGCAAGTACCTGACTCCGGAAGGGTGCAGTCTGCAGAACAGGTATCTTCTTGCCCTGTGGCGGGAGGCTTCCCGGCAGGAGGAACAGGATAAATACACGGTGGACGGCCTGCAGTGGGAGGCCAGGATCAGCGACGAACAGGTGCGGAAGTCATTTGACGAGACGATGAAGCGCTCATGGCACCAGAGCCAGATTTACTATCCGTGCAACCGGTCCAGGGAATTTATGCCGAATGCACCGGGAACTATTCCCTTCTCGCTCCAGGAGGTCATGCTCATGGCGAGACTGCGCATCGACTGGAGGCAATACCGGGACGATGCCAAAACCCTTCCTGAAAAATCCGTCCAGGAGATGAAGGAATACCTGAAACAGGAATTGTTGAAACAACAAAAATCAAGAAGAGAACGATGA
- a CDS encoding beta strand repeat-containing protein, whose protein sequence is MQPHLPHKLAAWVLAASVFGAMASQSQAAGESISINFGSNEGTIPDSSTAGLSSVTGSNWNQFGDASQSTGQALKDNNGASTGADVTWSSKNIWQTDATPTTGDGQLLKGYLDDGNGINITVSGLDFLTYGVYIYCNTDNGTDFSAKTVNGISYTWNGSSTVTGSSGWGATGTTDQLIEGTNVLYVDGQTASSLTIGSTGNSSGTGTRGCISGIQIVNTYDGAKIAATLDGGTSAWTDSLLGTAAWTDSTASDGTYASIDVTNGPATLTIAGGETRSTDALVVSGGNLTISGGSLNLTGPGILRVAEGTTLTLSTALTGNAALDGAGTVIMNGTNSLTSLSGGGNLMLGDNASLSITGDAVSRYTGSLTLGENAAITASNPNWTFGGALTMAAANYNANDSWAHNAASLTLTGAGDVEYTFEGGTLIPITHADSTLTVRKVTDGTGTIGADHASDIAHLIIDAGTVKLTAGDTSYNFTSISIGQNATLSLSSLATTLGGTPDIMMKRGSTLELLNSRSYDVDTPVNANITVDAAGSGITIAGSLYGNGTNITGTITGEGEILFTDSTGGTNGYTVSSAISDKDASHKLSVRVNKSGNLTLAGNNTYSGGTTITGGTVRTNSATALGQGSVIISGGALNANSQALENAITLQRGAVQNFGNAAAPKDLTVSLTGNATITDSTVVLNNAANTPMISTGQVLTMTGATTATLNNASLNLTSFNTALVDLQGTSSLTLTGGLTLNLGSDLVFDSLSQTIDLFTLGTGTSFTEPADWDSLLTLTQDGHRLVWDGVTFNDGSLTFTGLAVPEPGTATLGLLGLASLLMRRKRRA, encoded by the coding sequence ATGCAACCTCATTTACCGCATAAACTCGCCGCATGGGTCCTTGCAGCCTCCGTCTTCGGGGCCATGGCCTCCCAGTCTCAGGCCGCCGGAGAAAGCATCAGTATCAACTTCGGCTCCAATGAAGGAACCATCCCGGATTCTTCAACCGCCGGACTTTCCTCCGTTACAGGTTCCAACTGGAATCAGTTCGGCGACGCTTCCCAGTCAACCGGACAGGCCCTGAAAGACAACAACGGAGCCTCTACGGGAGCCGACGTCACCTGGTCCAGCAAAAACATCTGGCAGACAGATGCCACTCCCACCACCGGGGACGGCCAGCTTCTTAAAGGCTATCTGGACGACGGCAACGGAATCAATATCACGGTCAGCGGCCTCGATTTTCTTACCTACGGTGTCTACATTTACTGCAACACCGACAACGGCACGGACTTTTCCGCCAAAACCGTCAACGGCATCTCCTACACATGGAACGGCTCTTCCACAGTAACCGGCTCCTCGGGCTGGGGCGCCACCGGCACCACGGACCAGCTAATCGAAGGGACAAACGTCCTCTACGTTGATGGACAAACTGCATCCAGTCTCACGATCGGCAGCACGGGCAACAGTTCCGGCACCGGAACGCGCGGATGCATTTCCGGCATCCAAATCGTCAATACCTATGACGGCGCCAAAATTGCCGCCACGCTTGACGGAGGAACTTCCGCCTGGACGGATTCCCTGCTCGGAACGGCCGCCTGGACGGACTCCACGGCCTCTGACGGCACTTATGCCTCCATAGACGTCACCAACGGCCCCGCCACCCTCACCATCGCCGGCGGGGAAACCCGCAGTACGGACGCACTTGTCGTTTCCGGCGGCAACTTGACCATCTCCGGCGGCAGCCTGAATCTGACCGGCCCGGGCATTCTCCGCGTGGCGGAGGGAACAACGCTTACCCTGTCCACCGCTCTGACGGGGAACGCCGCCCTGGACGGAGCAGGCACCGTCATCATGAACGGGACCAATTCCCTGACAAGCCTGTCGGGAGGCGGCAACCTGATGCTGGGCGACAATGCCTCCCTTTCCATCACGGGAGATGCGGTCTCCCGCTATACGGGGTCCCTGACTCTGGGAGAAAACGCTGCGATCACGGCATCCAACCCCAACTGGACCTTCGGAGGCGCCCTGACCATGGCCGCCGCCAACTACAATGCCAATGACTCCTGGGCCCACAACGCCGCCTCCCTTACCCTTACCGGCGCCGGGGACGTGGAATACACGTTTGAAGGCGGTACGCTCATTCCCATCACGCATGCAGACAGCACGCTGACGGTCCGCAAGGTGACGGACGGCACGGGCACCATCGGCGCCGACCACGCCTCAGACATCGCTCACCTGATCATTGACGCCGGAACGGTCAAACTTACCGCCGGGGATACTTCCTACAATTTCACTTCCATCAGCATCGGCCAAAATGCGACGTTAAGCCTCAGCAGCCTGGCCACCACTCTGGGAGGGACGCCGGACATCATGATGAAGAGGGGCTCCACCCTGGAACTGCTCAACAGCCGTTCCTACGATGTCGATACTCCGGTCAACGCCAACATCACCGTTGACGCCGCGGGCTCCGGCATCACCATCGCCGGCTCCCTCTACGGAAACGGCACCAACATTACGGGCACCATTACCGGGGAAGGCGAAATCCTGTTCACCGATAGCACGGGAGGCACCAACGGCTATACCGTCTCCTCCGCCATTTCCGACAAGGACGCCTCTCACAAATTGAGCGTGCGGGTCAACAAAAGCGGCAACCTCACTCTGGCAGGCAACAACACCTACAGCGGGGGCACCACCATCACGGGCGGCACGGTTCGGACCAACTCCGCCACGGCGCTGGGCCAGGGCTCCGTCATCATCAGCGGCGGCGCGCTGAACGCCAACAGCCAGGCCTTGGAGAACGCCATCACCCTGCAGCGGGGCGCCGTTCAGAACTTCGGGAATGCGGCCGCTCCCAAGGACCTCACCGTCAGCCTGACGGGGAACGCAACCATCACCGACTCTACGGTTGTCCTGAACAACGCCGCCAACACGCCGATGATCTCCACCGGCCAGGTTCTGACCATGACAGGGGCCACTACGGCCACGCTGAACAACGCTTCCCTGAATCTCACCAGCTTCAATACGGCGCTGGTCGACCTGCAGGGCACGTCATCCCTCACCCTGACCGGAGGCCTGACGCTCAACCTGGGCAGCGACCTGGTTTTCGATTCCCTCTCCCAGACCATTGACCTCTTCACGCTGGGAACGGGAACCTCCTTCACGGAACCCGCCGACTGGGACTCCCTGCTGACCCTCACCCAGGACGGACATCGGCTTGTCTGGGACGGCGTCACCTTCAACGACGGCAGCCTGACCTTCACCGGACTTGCCGTGCCGGAACCCGGTACAGCCACGCTGGGCCTTCTGGGGCTGGCGTCCCTGCTGATGCGCCGCAAACGCCGCGCCTGA
- a CDS encoding SAM-dependent methyltransferase produces MMGPNAITLLKELSCQIPLEPSMRVLDLGCGRGLTSAYLADTFGVQVFALDLWIPATENYLRFRELGLDSRIIPLHGDAGNMPFAEEYFDAVVSVDSYHYFGRDEKYMDSCLAPLVKHGGLIALALPGLKKELTDGLPPEMALSWTEEDIETIHSAGWWAELLSKSREVELLSVREMDSFDECWADWLACDNPYAVGDRRAMEAGAGKYMNFISAVCRRK; encoded by the coding sequence ATGATGGGTCCCAACGCCATTACTCTTCTCAAGGAGCTGAGCTGCCAAATCCCCCTTGAGCCTTCCATGCGCGTGCTTGACCTGGGATGCGGCCGCGGGCTGACGTCCGCATATTTGGCCGATACGTTCGGAGTCCAGGTTTTTGCCCTGGATTTGTGGATTCCGGCCACGGAGAATTATCTCCGTTTCCGGGAGCTTGGACTGGATTCCCGCATTATTCCCCTGCACGGAGATGCCGGGAACATGCCTTTCGCGGAGGAGTATTTTGATGCCGTAGTGAGCGTTGATTCCTACCACTATTTCGGCCGTGACGAAAAGTACATGGATTCCTGCCTGGCTCCGCTGGTAAAACACGGCGGCCTGATTGCCCTGGCTTTGCCCGGTTTGAAGAAGGAACTGACGGACGGGCTTCCTCCGGAAATGGCCCTTTCCTGGACGGAGGAGGATATAGAGACCATCCACAGCGCCGGCTGGTGGGCGGAGCTTCTTTCCAAATCCCGCGAGGTGGAACTCCTGTCCGTGCGGGAAATGGATTCCTTTGACGAGTGCTGGGCGGACTGGCTTGCCTGCGACAATCCCTATGCCGTCGGCGACCGCCGGGCCATGGAGGCCGGAGCAGGGAAGTACATGAATTTCATCTCCGCCGTCTGCCGCCGCAAGTAG